A window from Streptomyces sp. NBC_00299 encodes these proteins:
- a CDS encoding GNAT family N-acetyltransferase → MTSPAPQDLVITQAGLADWPVVRGWAVDEGWNPGHADSEAFFAQDPEGFFIGRIDGEPVSAISVVNYGADYSFLGWYLVRPDVRGQGYGLTTWKTALAHAENRTVGLDGVVDQQDNYRRSGFELAHRTFRFSGTAPAVEAPADVRAVRPEDLAEITAYDRACTPADRPRFLAHWLTGPGHHAVVRRTGGRVTGYGVIRPGRDCPRIGPLFADTPEDARALFAALTADAAGREVAVDVPETNAAGVALAEEAGFTPSFETARMYTGPVRPYAQERVFGVTTLELG, encoded by the coding sequence ATGACGTCCCCGGCCCCCCAGGACCTCGTGATCACGCAGGCCGGCCTCGCCGACTGGCCGGTCGTCCGCGGATGGGCCGTCGACGAGGGCTGGAACCCGGGGCACGCGGACAGCGAGGCGTTCTTCGCGCAGGACCCCGAGGGCTTCTTCATCGGCCGGATCGACGGCGAGCCCGTCTCGGCGATCTCCGTCGTGAATTACGGAGCCGACTACAGCTTCCTGGGCTGGTACCTGGTCCGCCCCGACGTCCGCGGCCAGGGCTACGGCCTCACCACCTGGAAGACCGCGCTGGCGCACGCGGAGAACCGCACGGTGGGCCTGGACGGCGTCGTCGACCAGCAGGACAACTACCGCCGCTCCGGCTTCGAGCTCGCCCACCGCACCTTCCGCTTCAGCGGAACGGCTCCCGCCGTCGAGGCCCCAGCCGACGTCCGCGCCGTACGGCCCGAGGACCTGGCGGAGATCACCGCGTACGACAGGGCCTGCACCCCGGCCGACCGCCCCCGCTTCCTCGCGCACTGGCTCACCGGCCCGGGACATCATGCCGTCGTCCGCCGCACCGGTGGCCGCGTCACCGGCTACGGCGTGATCCGTCCCGGGCGCGACTGCCCGCGCATCGGCCCGCTCTTCGCCGACACCCCCGAGGACGCGCGGGCCCTTTTCGCCGCCCTGACCGCCGACGCGGCCGGCCGCGAGGTCGCCGTCGACGTGCCCGAGACCAACGCGGCGGGCGTCGCGCTCGCCGAGGAGGCAGGCTTCACGCCCTCCTTCGAGACCGCCCGCATGTACACCGGCCCGGTACGGCCCTATGCCCAGGAGCGCGTCTTCGGCGTCACCACGCTGGAGCTCGGCTAG
- a CDS encoding GNAT family N-acetyltransferase, with protein MDHAAVLALFDRDMREGARPDGPDALVERVGGVVRQVSSAHGWNGIVWSDLGDASVDEEIAGQIAHFSGLGREFEWKLYGHDLPANLGQRLRVAGFTSRPEETLMIGEVADLTLDAEPPEGIRVLPVTDRAGVDLVAEVHEKAFGADGSGLRHQLLGRLTAAPDTVVAVVALAGDTPVSAARMELVPGTRFAGLWGGGTVEGWRGRGLYRALVAHRARAAADRGYRYLQVDAMSTSRPILERLGFEPLTTTTPYVYTP; from the coding sequence ATGGATCATGCCGCGGTACTCGCCCTCTTCGACCGGGACATGCGTGAAGGCGCACGGCCGGACGGCCCCGACGCACTGGTCGAGCGGGTGGGCGGGGTCGTGCGCCAGGTGTCGTCCGCACACGGCTGGAACGGCATCGTGTGGTCCGACCTGGGCGACGCGAGCGTCGACGAGGAGATCGCAGGACAGATCGCGCACTTCTCCGGGCTCGGGCGGGAGTTCGAGTGGAAGCTCTACGGCCATGACCTCCCGGCGAACCTCGGACAACGCCTCCGGGTCGCCGGCTTCACCTCCCGGCCCGAGGAGACGTTGATGATCGGCGAGGTCGCCGACCTGACCCTGGACGCCGAGCCGCCGGAAGGCATCCGGGTCCTGCCCGTGACCGACCGGGCGGGCGTCGACCTGGTGGCCGAGGTGCACGAGAAGGCCTTCGGCGCCGACGGCTCCGGGCTCCGGCACCAACTGCTCGGCCGGCTCACGGCCGCCCCCGACACGGTGGTCGCCGTCGTCGCGCTGGCCGGTGACACTCCGGTGAGCGCCGCGCGGATGGAACTCGTGCCGGGGACCCGGTTCGCCGGGCTGTGGGGCGGGGGGACCGTCGAGGGCTGGCGAGGTCGCGGTCTCTATCGCGCACTCGTCGCCCATCGCGCCCGCGCCGCCGCGGACCGCGGCTACCGGTACCTCCAGGTCGACGCCATGAGCACGAGCCGTCCCATCTTGGAACGGCTGGGCTTCGAGCCGCTGACCACCACGACGCCGTACGTGTACACGCCGTAG
- a CDS encoding GlsB/YeaQ/YmgE family stress response membrane protein, with protein sequence MEISGIISAIVIGIIIGVLGRLVVPGRQRIGVLWTILVGIVAALIGSAIAAGLDVGDTDGVDWVEWLIQIGLAALGVAALDRTKARR encoded by the coding sequence ATGGAGATCTCGGGCATCATCAGTGCCATCGTGATCGGCATCATCATCGGTGTGCTCGGACGGCTCGTGGTTCCGGGTCGTCAGCGCATCGGAGTCCTGTGGACGATCCTCGTCGGCATCGTGGCCGCGCTGATCGGTTCGGCCATCGCGGCCGGCCTCGACGTGGGCGACACCGACGGCGTCGACTGGGTCGAGTGGCTCATCCAGATCGGCCTCGCCGCGCTCGGCGTAGCGGCGCTGGACAGGACGAAGGCGCGCCGCTGA
- a CDS encoding SPW repeat protein — protein MANVSPTRGDITAHPDVPEMRDRYDRMLGGRDVALVDGPVFLLGLYCAASPWILHYTTSQPALVTHNLIMGIAIGLLALGFTRAPERMYGLSWAFCAMGVWMIIAPWVVGESPDAGVIVNNIIIGALAVILGLVCAGTAAKSTSRP, from the coding sequence ATGGCCAACGTCTCGCCCACCAGAGGTGACATAACAGCCCACCCCGATGTACCCGAAATGCGGGACCGCTACGACCGCATGCTCGGCGGTCGCGATGTGGCGCTCGTGGACGGACCGGTGTTCCTGCTCGGTCTGTACTGCGCGGCATCCCCCTGGATACTCCACTACACGACGAGCCAGCCGGCACTCGTGACCCACAACCTGATCATGGGTATCGCGATCGGCCTGCTGGCCCTCGGATTCACCCGGGCCCCTGAACGCATGTACGGCCTCAGCTGGGCCTTCTGCGCGATGGGTGTCTGGATGATCATCGCGCCGTGGGTCGTCGGGGAGAGCCCGGACGCGGGTGTCATCGTGAACAACATCATCATCGGCGCGCTGGCCGTGATCCTGGGATTGGTGTGCGCCGGCACAGCGGCGAAGAGCACCTCGAGGCCGTAG
- a CDS encoding chaplin, which translates to MRRVTRYGVIAVAASGAMAVTFPAYADSAADGAAADSPGLLSGNTVQLPVHVPVNVCGNTVNVVGLLNPAVGNTCVNEDGGGKKRAASHSGASAQGRGKDSPGIASGNVVELPVHLPVNVSGNSVNVVGVGNAAIDNESVNGPRPSGTTKPAPKPAPPRAHQPRPAPPAPVPQGEPEGALAQTGADQALAAAAAGGTLLVVGGAVLYRRFRPQAVS; encoded by the coding sequence ATGAGACGGGTTACCCGATACGGTGTGATCGCCGTCGCCGCCTCGGGCGCGATGGCTGTGACGTTCCCGGCGTATGCCGACTCCGCGGCGGATGGTGCCGCGGCCGACTCGCCGGGGCTCCTCTCCGGCAACACCGTTCAACTGCCGGTGCATGTGCCGGTGAACGTGTGCGGGAACACCGTGAACGTGGTGGGGCTGCTCAATCCGGCCGTCGGCAACACCTGCGTCAATGAGGACGGTGGTGGCAAGAAGCGTGCGGCGTCGCACAGCGGGGCTTCGGCTCAAGGCCGCGGAAAGGATTCGCCGGGCATCGCGTCCGGCAACGTCGTGGAGCTCCCGGTTCACCTCCCGGTGAACGTCAGCGGGAACAGCGTGAACGTGGTCGGGGTCGGTAATGCGGCGATCGACAACGAGTCGGTGAACGGTCCACGCCCTTCCGGCACCACGAAGCCGGCGCCAAAGCCGGCCCCGCCCCGGGCGCACCAGCCCCGGCCGGCCCCGCCCGCACCCGTCCCGCAGGGGGAGCCCGAGGGCGCCCTCGCCCAGACGGGTGCGGACCAGGCCCTCGCGGCGGCAGCGGCGGGCGGCACGCTCCTCGTAGTGGGCGGAGCCGTGCTGTACCGGCGCTTCCGCCCGCAGGCGGTGAGCTGA
- a CDS encoding ArsR/SmtB family transcription factor → MDQVFKALSDGTRRRLLDRLHEENGQTLGELCARIDMARQSVTQHLAVLEAANLVSTVRRGREKLHYLNPVPLHEIQERWIDKFESPRLRVLGAVKRRAEEAMTDKPTYVYVTYIESTAEKVWDALTDADLTAAYWGHSNVSDWRAGSRWEHVRTDGSGVADVVGTVVESERPSRLVTTWVAPDEEGQDGKYSRVTFDIQQHAEIVRLTVTHEDLPDESARADVSSGWPAVLSNLKSLLETGHVLPQEPWLMPTG, encoded by the coding sequence ATGGACCAGGTCTTCAAGGCGCTGAGCGACGGAACCCGCAGGCGGCTCCTGGACCGGCTGCACGAGGAGAACGGGCAGACGCTGGGCGAGCTGTGCGCGCGGATCGACATGGCGCGCCAGTCCGTGACCCAGCACCTGGCCGTCCTGGAGGCCGCGAACCTGGTCAGCACGGTGCGGCGGGGGCGGGAAAAGCTGCACTACCTCAATCCGGTCCCGCTCCACGAGATCCAGGAGCGGTGGATCGACAAGTTCGAGAGCCCGCGCCTGCGCGTGCTCGGGGCCGTGAAACGACGAGCCGAGGAAGCCATGACCGACAAGCCCACGTATGTGTACGTCACCTACATCGAGAGCACCGCCGAAAAGGTCTGGGACGCCCTCACCGACGCCGACCTGACGGCCGCCTACTGGGGCCACAGCAACGTCTCGGACTGGCGGGCCGGTTCCCGTTGGGAACACGTCCGCACGGACGGGTCGGGCGTCGCCGACGTGGTGGGCACCGTGGTGGAGAGCGAGCGACCCAGCCGCCTTGTCACCACGTGGGTGGCGCCCGACGAGGAGGGGCAGGACGGCAAGTACTCCCGGGTCACCTTCGACATCCAGCAGCATGCCGAGATCGTCCGTCTCACCGTGACCCACGAGGACCTGCCGGACGAGAGCGCGCGTGCCGACGTGTCGTCCGGCTGGCCGGCGGTGCTGTCCAACCTCAAGTCGCTCCTGGAGACCGGTCATGTCCTGCCCCAGGAACCGTGGTTGATGCCGACCGGCTGA
- a CDS encoding nucleoside deaminase — MAVKNAELPYLRRCVALATEALEAGDEPFGSVLVGADGTVLAEDRNRVASGDRTRHPEFELARWSAAHMTPEDRAAATVYTSGEHCPMCAAAHAWVGLGRIVYVASSGQLTGWLAELGVPASPVRPLPIREVAPGVAVEGPVPELTEDIRALHVRFHGPRG, encoded by the coding sequence ATGGCCGTGAAGAACGCCGAACTGCCGTATCTGCGCCGCTGCGTCGCGCTCGCGACCGAGGCTCTCGAGGCCGGGGACGAGCCGTTCGGCTCGGTGCTGGTGGGGGCGGACGGCACAGTGCTCGCCGAGGACCGCAACCGAGTGGCCTCGGGCGACCGCACCCGGCACCCCGAGTTCGAGCTGGCACGCTGGTCCGCCGCCCACATGACGCCCGAGGACCGGGCGGCCGCGACGGTCTACACGTCGGGCGAGCACTGCCCGATGTGCGCGGCCGCGCACGCCTGGGTCGGCCTGGGACGCATCGTGTACGTCGCCTCGTCCGGGCAACTGACCGGATGGCTGGCCGAGTTGGGCGTGCCCGCCTCGCCGGTCCGACCTCTTCCGATCCGCGAGGTGGCGCCGGGCGTGGCCGTCGAGGGCCCGGTGCCCGAGCTGACGGAGGACATCCGCGCACTGCACGTCCGCTTCCACGGGCCTCGGGGCTGA